One Paraburkholderia agricolaris genomic region harbors:
- a CDS encoding A24 family peptidase, which translates to MNVSVGTLLFVAWAAVVAISDCRSRRISNSVVAAGLAAAFCCAFLQCGPFGVSLTQAGIGALIGLVALLPFFALGVMGAADVKVFAVMGAWCGMHALLGLWMAASLAAGVHALWLLITTRTRLAGLIRSPGATFELAGKSSTPYAACLAVAASAWLVLQGLPGGLR; encoded by the coding sequence ATGAATGTCTCTGTCGGTACTTTGTTATTTGTCGCCTGGGCTGCGGTGGTCGCTATAAGTGACTGCCGCAGTCGACGTATTTCCAATTCAGTTGTCGCTGCCGGTCTGGCGGCGGCTTTCTGCTGCGCGTTTCTCCAGTGTGGGCCCTTTGGCGTGTCGTTGACCCAGGCGGGCATTGGCGCACTAATCGGTCTGGTCGCGTTGCTGCCATTTTTCGCACTCGGCGTGATGGGCGCTGCCGACGTCAAGGTGTTTGCCGTCATGGGCGCGTGGTGCGGGATGCATGCGTTGCTCGGACTTTGGATGGCGGCCAGTCTCGCCGCGGGCGTGCATGCGCTCTGGCTGTTGATTACGACCCGTACGCGGCTCGCCGGTCTGATCCGTTCTCCCGGCGCGACTTTCGAGTTGGCCGGTAAATCCTCTACGCCGTACGCCGCGTGTCTTGCCGTTGCCGCCAGTGCATGGCTTGTGCTGCAAGGGCTGCCCGGGGGGCTGCGATGA
- a CDS encoding Flp family type IVb pilin, translated as MKKFAKRFLRDNRAVTAIEYGLIAGLVVLVIATSVTNIGTSLKTVLNAVQALIVVPAAA; from the coding sequence ATGAAAAAGTTCGCCAAACGCTTCCTGAGAGATAACCGGGCCGTGACGGCCATCGAGTATGGTTTGATCGCGGGGTTAGTAGTACTCGTCATTGCTACGTCGGTAACAAACATCGGCACGAGCCTCAAAACCGTGTTGAATGCGGTCCAGGCTCTGATCGTCGTTCCGGCAGCAGCGTAA
- a CDS encoding collagen-like triple helix repeat-containing protein yields the protein MNIQTANTTVRTTLIAASVAAMLSLGACGGSGTLSSGTGSNSTGSGSAGGTLSTSGTGGTSGTSGSGSMGSGGSGSTSGSTNSGSSSGTDSGTGTGTTPVANALGTVIGNSSGVVSDVGATVSSIGTVIGSQNLPGVSSQTTQAAGGIVQQVGSAVSTLGNGVSQGLGQLGTGGNAVGTTVSSLGGVVGHVGGAVTDAGNLVTSLGSGPLAPLAAVTTPLGGVVDTLGGAVTNAGNTLTTALSTGPVQQITQTLSTAITPITSMVAATTQTVGNTTGLGAPLNGLLSTLGGGLGKAGTLISATGGNPITAALGHTVTDTGTTVASLGGLLTGGTSGNPLAPLTSVLGGLTGGSSSGPLAPLTSVLGGLTGGSGSSSNPLAPVTGLLGGLTGGLGGASSGSSPLAPVTGLLSSVTNGLSSATGGSSSPLAPVTGLLSSVTGALGGVTTTAAATPAATTSTTSTTSSPGLSLSSTSGKGSSASNPLAPVTSLLGGLLGGLGGKK from the coding sequence ATGAACATTCAAACGGCCAACACTACAGTACGAACAACCCTGATTGCGGCCAGCGTGGCAGCGATGCTTTCTCTTGGCGCTTGCGGGGGCTCCGGAACCCTAAGTTCCGGTACCGGCAGCAACAGCACCGGCAGCGGTTCCGCCGGTGGCACCCTGTCCACCAGCGGCACCGGAGGCACCAGCGGTACCAGCGGCAGCGGCTCGATGGGTTCGGGCGGTTCCGGCTCCACCTCCGGCAGCACCAATTCGGGAAGCAGCTCGGGTACGGACAGCGGAACGGGAACAGGTACGACCCCAGTCGCGAATGCGCTCGGCACAGTCATCGGCAATTCCAGCGGCGTGGTCAGCGATGTCGGCGCGACGGTCTCGAGCATCGGCACCGTGATCGGCTCGCAAAACCTGCCCGGCGTCAGCTCGCAAACCACCCAGGCCGCCGGCGGCATCGTGCAGCAAGTCGGCTCGGCAGTCTCGACGCTCGGCAACGGCGTATCGCAAGGACTCGGCCAACTCGGCACCGGCGGCAACGCGGTCGGCACAACGGTCTCGAGCCTCGGTGGCGTGGTCGGTCATGTCGGCGGCGCCGTGACGGACGCGGGCAACCTCGTGACCAGTCTCGGCAGCGGCCCGCTCGCGCCGTTGGCAGCGGTCACCACCCCACTCGGCGGTGTCGTCGATACGCTCGGCGGTGCCGTGACCAACGCCGGCAACACGCTCACCACCGCACTCTCGACGGGTCCGGTTCAGCAGATCACGCAAACACTCAGCACCGCGATCACACCGATTACGTCGATGGTCGCAGCGACCACGCAGACGGTCGGCAACACGACAGGCCTCGGCGCACCGCTGAACGGTCTGCTCTCGACACTCGGCGGTGGCCTGGGCAAGGCCGGCACGCTGATAAGCGCAACCGGCGGCAATCCGATCACAGCCGCTCTTGGCCATACGGTCACCGATACGGGCACCACGGTCGCATCGTTGGGCGGTCTGCTCACCGGCGGCACCAGCGGCAATCCGCTCGCTCCGCTCACCAGCGTGCTCGGTGGCTTGACCGGCGGCTCCAGCAGCGGCCCGCTCGCCCCGCTCACCAGCGTACTCGGTGGCTTGACCGGCGGCTCCGGCTCCAGCAGCAACCCGCTCGCTCCGGTTACCGGCTTGCTCGGCGGCTTGACGGGCGGCCTTGGCGGCGCCTCGAGCGGCAGCAGCCCGCTGGCACCTGTTACCGGTCTGCTCTCGAGCGTGACCAACGGCCTGAGCAGCGCGACCGGCGGCAGCAGCAGCCCGCTTGCCCCGGTTACCGGCCTGCTCTCGAGCGTGACCGGTGCGCTCGGCGGCGTCACCACCACGGCAGCCGCCACGCCGGCCGCGACGACCAGCACCACCTCGACCACCTCGAGCCCCGGCCTCTCGCTGTCGAGCACCAGCGGCAAGGGATCGTCGGCCAGCAACCCGCTCGCCCCGGTGACGTCGCTCCTCGGCGGCCTGCTCGGCGGTCTGGGTGGGAAGAAGTAA
- a CDS encoding collagen-like triple helix repeat-containing protein — protein MSTQRFFSLHAACATVSSLRAPLIAVAVAGLLAACGGNGVTVPSSASGSGSAGGGGTTSGGPPTTSTSSTNGVATAAAKTTSDLGNAIASQTIPGLSPQVTQGLGNAVSSTSTTLNSLANAVSDGVGQIGVTSNPVGTTVAGLGSVVSSTSGVVQGLSTTVGGLGTGNLAPLSPLTTPLASVLSTTAGALNAGGATLGNTLASVPVQQITQPLNTAITPIVQTVGLVTQTVGTQTGLGAPVGGLLAQIGGAVSSAGTQVGATTKNPLGADVGNLVSSLGNTVTNAGGLVNPNGPNGANPIPGLITSLVGSTNVAVVNGPPANGSPFGPLQNTLASLGLGNNPLGSVSTLLGGTPLSGLTSALGGTPLSALTSGTGGSPLGSLTSLLGGTPLSSLTSTLGGLGGTGSASNPLSSLTGALSGVTSSTSGSSGGPLAPVTALVGQLTGALSSAAGSTSSSGNSSSATGGLTTLLGGLLPVSHK, from the coding sequence ATGTCCACCCAACGTTTTTTTTCTCTCCATGCGGCATGCGCGACCGTGTCGTCGTTGCGCGCACCGTTGATCGCCGTAGCGGTCGCAGGCTTGCTCGCCGCGTGTGGCGGCAATGGCGTCACTGTGCCATCGAGCGCGTCCGGCAGCGGTAGCGCCGGCGGCGGCGGTACGACCAGCGGCGGGCCGCCCACCACCTCGACGTCGAGCACCAACGGCGTCGCCACCGCCGCTGCAAAGACCACCAGCGACCTCGGCAACGCGATCGCCTCGCAGACCATTCCAGGCCTCAGCCCGCAAGTCACGCAAGGTCTCGGCAACGCCGTCTCGAGTACCAGCACCACGCTGAATTCGCTCGCCAATGCGGTGAGCGACGGCGTCGGGCAAATCGGCGTGACCTCCAATCCGGTCGGCACCACGGTCGCCGGACTCGGCTCGGTGGTCAGCTCGACGAGCGGTGTCGTGCAAGGTCTGAGCACGACGGTCGGTGGCCTCGGCACCGGCAATCTCGCGCCGCTCTCGCCGCTCACCACGCCGTTGGCAAGCGTGCTTTCCACCACCGCCGGCGCGCTGAACGCGGGTGGCGCGACTCTCGGCAATACGCTGGCCTCGGTACCGGTGCAACAGATCACCCAGCCGCTCAACACCGCGATCACACCGATCGTGCAGACCGTCGGACTCGTCACGCAGACGGTCGGCACGCAGACCGGCCTCGGCGCGCCGGTCGGCGGCCTGCTTGCGCAAATCGGCGGCGCGGTGAGTTCGGCCGGCACGCAAGTCGGCGCGACCACGAAGAATCCGCTCGGCGCCGATGTCGGCAACCTGGTCAGCTCGCTCGGCAACACGGTGACGAACGCCGGCGGCCTCGTCAATCCGAACGGCCCGAATGGCGCGAATCCGATTCCCGGCTTGATTACGAGCCTCGTCGGCAGCACCAACGTCGCCGTCGTCAATGGGCCGCCTGCCAACGGCAGCCCGTTCGGCCCGCTGCAAAACACGCTCGCGAGTCTCGGGCTCGGCAACAACCCGCTCGGCTCGGTCTCGACCCTGCTCGGCGGCACACCGCTGTCAGGCCTGACCTCGGCACTGGGCGGCACGCCCCTGAGCGCGCTGACGTCGGGAACGGGCGGCTCGCCGCTCGGTTCGCTGACCTCACTGCTGGGCGGCACGCCTTTGAGTTCGCTGACTTCGACGTTGGGTGGATTGGGCGGCACGGGTAGCGCATCGAATCCGCTGTCGTCGCTGACCGGCGCGCTCTCCGGCGTTACCAGCAGCACCTCGGGCAGCAGCGGCGGCCCGCTCGCCCCCGTAACCGCCCTCGTCGGCCAGTTGACCGGCGCACTCAGTTCGGCGGCCGGCTCGACGAGCAGTTCGGGCAACTCCAGCAGCGCAACAGGTGGCTTGACGACACTGCTCGGCGGCCTGCTGCCGGTGAGCCATAAGTAG
- a CDS encoding ShlB/FhaC/HecB family hemolysin secretion/activation protein has product MKLGYGSKWTLLLAAIAASAMQVDAQAQSRPAGPTGGNPLDSLPQIKAPDKGPNVTMQVAPQAPQLQELLARHLTPSKIQVEGVKSIPFDEVAQRFTPLVGKDTTIGDLIQVANGVTKLYQDRGYALSFAFIPAQTFEGGVVRVTVVEGYVSTVKVTGKAGAVEDKIRAIADHIVADRPLRRATFERYVNVLGLLPGVKVAANVPPPQNTDGATTLELNVDRKPFDVSTGIDFNHPGVQGLLTATENGLTALGEQLSVSALLPKGRDNVTYLAAHATVPIGSDGLIGKIDATHYRGNPVDNPGLPSYIQRTVINDKIGGSLAYPILLNNKQSVIGTASVYASHDEDSYNNQQTGAQLGFRSQVRVLQLQADYVNVETGQVRRASITVAKAFDILGASKSGDTNVPGTTVTNPASINFVRTGASFSQTNEWPLKIGTAVSLTGQYSAVSLPTSEQISFGAQRFAQGYQPGEASGDSGWGAMFEVNRGFTPGFTYLRTFTPYVSFDMARVYLHAGTPSPSRLSSIAFGFRISDAKYYSLDLSVAKAIGDAPVESTSRSPRINATFSYQLN; this is encoded by the coding sequence ATGAAACTCGGGTACGGTAGTAAATGGACCCTCCTGCTCGCTGCGATTGCGGCAAGCGCGATGCAGGTAGACGCACAAGCGCAGTCACGCCCGGCTGGCCCGACAGGCGGCAACCCACTCGATTCGCTGCCGCAGATCAAGGCACCCGATAAGGGCCCGAACGTGACCATGCAGGTTGCACCGCAAGCCCCGCAACTTCAGGAACTGCTGGCCCGCCATCTGACGCCCTCCAAGATCCAGGTCGAGGGCGTGAAATCCATTCCGTTCGATGAAGTCGCGCAGCGCTTCACGCCGCTCGTCGGCAAGGACACCACGATTGGCGATCTGATTCAGGTCGCCAACGGCGTCACCAAGCTGTATCAGGATCGCGGCTACGCGCTCTCGTTCGCGTTCATTCCCGCGCAGACCTTCGAGGGCGGCGTGGTACGCGTGACGGTGGTGGAAGGCTACGTCTCCACGGTCAAGGTGACGGGCAAGGCGGGGGCGGTGGAAGACAAGATCCGCGCGATCGCGGACCACATCGTTGCCGACCGGCCGCTCAGGCGCGCCACCTTCGAGCGTTACGTCAATGTGCTGGGCCTGCTGCCCGGCGTGAAGGTCGCGGCCAACGTGCCGCCGCCGCAAAATACCGACGGCGCCACGACGCTCGAACTAAACGTCGATCGCAAACCGTTCGACGTCAGCACCGGTATCGACTTCAACCACCCCGGCGTGCAAGGCTTGCTGACCGCCACCGAGAATGGCCTCACCGCGCTTGGTGAACAACTGAGCGTGTCGGCCTTGCTGCCGAAGGGCCGTGACAACGTCACCTATCTCGCCGCGCACGCCACGGTGCCGATCGGCAGCGACGGCTTGATCGGGAAGATCGACGCAACGCACTATCGCGGCAATCCGGTCGACAATCCCGGCCTGCCCTCCTACATCCAGCGCACGGTCATCAACGACAAGATCGGCGGCTCACTGGCCTATCCGATCCTGCTGAACAACAAGCAAAGCGTGATCGGCACGGCCTCCGTCTACGCGTCGCACGACGAGGACAGCTACAACAATCAGCAAACCGGCGCGCAGCTCGGCTTTCGCTCGCAGGTGCGGGTGTTGCAACTGCAGGCCGATTACGTGAACGTGGAAACCGGCCAGGTGCGCCGCGCAAGTATCACGGTAGCAAAGGCATTCGATATTCTGGGGGCATCGAAATCCGGCGACACGAACGTGCCAGGCACCACCGTCACGAATCCGGCGTCGATTAACTTCGTGCGGACCGGCGCAAGCTTTTCGCAAACCAACGAGTGGCCGTTGAAGATCGGCACCGCGGTTTCGTTAACCGGCCAATACAGCGCCGTCTCGCTGCCGACGTCGGAACAGATCTCGTTCGGCGCGCAACGCTTCGCGCAGGGTTATCAACCGGGTGAAGCATCGGGCGATTCGGGCTGGGGCGCGATGTTCGAAGTCAACCGGGGGTTTACACCGGGCTTCACCTATCTGCGCACCTTCACGCCCTACGTGTCATTCGACATGGCCCGCGTCTACCTGCACGCGGGAACGCCATCGCCGTCGAGGCTGTCGTCGATTGCATTCGGATTCCGGATCTCGGACGCGAAGTATTACAGCCTGGACCTGTCGGTAGCCAAGGCAATCGGCGACGCGCCGGTGGAGAGCACGTCACGCAGCCCACGCATCAACGCGACGTTCTCGTATCAGTTGAACTGA
- a CDS encoding DUF2147 domain-containing protein — translation MQFTQHARTIALRTAKHAALAGVLLVSAITAMAQTDSPVGTWQTIDDHTGQPKALVQITQDGSGSLNGKVIKGLNANDQPDRRCTECTDTRKDQLILGMTIINDMKKDGDGWDNGQILDPENGKVYKCKMHLEDGGNKLVVRGYIGVSLLGRSQTWIRQQ, via the coding sequence ATGCAATTCACTCAACACGCGCGCACGATCGCGCTTCGCACAGCCAAACATGCCGCCCTCGCCGGCGTGCTTCTCGTCAGTGCCATCACGGCGATGGCACAAACCGATTCGCCGGTCGGCACATGGCAAACCATCGACGATCACACCGGCCAACCGAAAGCACTCGTGCAAATTACGCAGGACGGTAGCGGCTCGCTAAACGGCAAGGTGATCAAGGGACTCAATGCGAACGATCAACCGGATCGCCGCTGCACTGAATGTACGGATACGCGCAAGGACCAGTTGATTCTCGGCATGACGATCATCAACGATATGAAAAAGGACGGCGACGGCTGGGATAACGGGCAGATTCTCGACCCGGAAAACGGCAAGGTCTACAAGTGCAAGATGCACCTGGAAGATGGTGGGAACAAGCTGGTGGTGCGCGGCTACATTGGCGTTTCGCTGCTAGGGCGCTCGCAAACCTGGATTCGTCAGC